A single region of the Amphiura filiformis chromosome 7, Afil_fr2py, whole genome shotgun sequence genome encodes:
- the LOC140157677 gene encoding uncharacterized protein — protein sequence MTHTPVQNPLRVLLWSHPRSLSTVFTKCISYVDNIQIINEPYSTALTTGPEKKTQYQWSEGLESLMESASATENIKGHTWNDTDCSYQWVKDTLEAEYPGKKIIFCKDHISGIIDNFDKIPHGYQHTFLIRNPTKYYISLRKLLVKNFLPPGVSPEMFQMDAAIAQFRGDTSIYSEMMDFMEYLEVSGECTGNHVIIDADDLQNHPASIVRQYCDAVGMPYGDSLLEWEAGDDIVKKNWYVSQTIMQGNKLANYYEAAFSSTKFRPVEETGSIPDVLPPDVVRLSEKAEPDYRKLYEKRLVP from the coding sequence ATGACGCATACTCCAGTTCAGAACCCACTGCGTGTTCTTCTATGGAGTCATCCACGCTCACTCAGCACTGTCTTCACCAAATGCATCAGCTACGTAGATAACATCCAAATCATCAATGAACCATATTCCACTGCTCTAACTACCGGCCCAGAAAAGAAGACGCAGTACCAATGGTCCGAAGGTTTAGAATCTTTAATGGAAAGTGCCTCTGCTACAGAAAACATCAAAGGACATACTTGGAATGATACTGACTGCTCGTACCAGTGGGTAAAAGACACGCTGGAAGCCGAGTACCCAGGGAAGAAGatcatattttgcaaagaccATATCAGTGGTataattgataattttgataagATACCACATGGATACCAACACACATTCTTAATTCGCAATCCAACCAAATATTATATCTCACTACGGAAATTGCTCGTCAAGAATTTTCTTCCGCCGGGTGTTTCACcagagatgtttcaaatggatgcTGCAATAGCACAATTCCGAGGTGATACCTCTATATACAGTGAAATGATGGATTTCATGGAGTATCTTGAGGTTAGTGGAGAATGCACTGGCAACCATGTGATTATCGACGCAGATGATTTACAAAATCACCCTGCTTCTATTGTCCGTCAATATTGCGACGCTGTTGGAATGCCGTATGGTGATAGCCTCTTGGAATGGGAAGCCGGAGATGACATCGTCAAAAAGAACTGGTATGTGTCGCAAACAATCATGCAAGGTAACAAACTTGCTAACTACTACGAGGCGGCGTTTTCCAGCACCAAATTTCGACCGGTGGAGGAGACGGGTTCGATTCCAGATGTCTTACCACCAGATGTTGTCCGTCTTAGTGAGAAAGCTGAGCCCGATTACAGGAAACTTTATGAAAAGCGACTTGTAccctaa
- the LOC140156808 gene encoding uncharacterized protein translates to MYRRTYIPHTASTNSGSTFKRHARQPWRLCTLIGLVVWMCVIWIMVDAWLVEKYVVGTRVAPPVTTTNAKESSSWSHLVFYAANDEEIKQPLQTVSGSKENIQSANTCEMPIFDTKSKHSEFGTCKRRQPIEGSCEQIEKLIHSKPKSTCNHQRTLTICQLQQDHVKCDGDVCKFGISIGLINSNTGAQLSWKTAANITSLEDTIENLLKKNSSGGNYGFCFLKCNPARGYNPIGTQLLLLPQHFTPNACNDKTCQDAVDINVIWLDSTSHSHFFRSLPQSINALRDAKKNELFHVFNYDLMQSMDGGTFINAMALTRGNKNDGVGNFFKQFQDGGYHVTYLDDLCWTDMLKNRVIGIPLLFGMKHYEYYGNITKSWRDMHEVLAAKGVDQIGVTLANCDTITGYKNIFLERAIEPKCYNGKFYTDYIFTYMQSLQTNLQQVRKPFLNYLDLNTCHEPSGRRCQSLDDSLANFITHISKQKNTLTFLFGDHGLKYGPILKATREAYYEAAHPVCFIMASKDLDAKLGKEKIDALRENQDRLIDIIDIRQTIYTLSPVKDGYSFQIEKNYDNHPNGLFYPINPNRSCKTLGIKLESGKCVCDEGQPSQKTKNGSRVNMLTEFALGEINNIIQEQFMSLNRNHTLGFGSCQRLVGKWIDNVHERVLDNVTTTEMEIYLPAGSNAPQTEDSFYVIVQVTSNSTETSIELVYHLRTSSHGVYDECRDNGVDRKLCICSPSNRSTLTRQWHLQAPKVFGTATTVVSLNRHLFIYERRTSDGIVLEASCDDHQHITSTYKVLLLTNNKTNVVSSKDLPLTVIVKSGMKVFLDVFYQLDSSKKWELEYEVSYRQLA, encoded by the exons ATGTATAGAAG AACATACATACCACATACGGCATCTACGAATTCTGGCAGTACCTTTAAGAGACATGCTAGACAACCGTGGCGATTATGTACCTTAATTGGACTTGTAGTCTGGATGTGTGTAATATGGATAATGGTAGACGCCTGGCTAGTTGAAAAATATGTTGTCGGTACACGTGTTGCTCCTCCAGTAACAACAACAAATGCAAAAGAA TCTTCATCTTGGTCTCATCTAGTATTTTATGCAGCCAATGATGAAGAAATCAAACAACCTCTCCAGACG GTTAGTGgaagcaaagaaaatattcagagTGCAAATACTTGCGAAATGCCTATATTTGATACAAAATCAAAGCATTCTGAATTTGGCACTTGTAAACGAAGGCAACCAATTGAAGGTTCTTGTGAGCAGATTGAAAAACTGATTCATTCTAAACCGAAAAGCACTTGTAATCATCAACGGACACTCACGATCTGCCAACTTCAACAG GACCACGTCAAATGCGATGGCGATGTCTGCAAGTTCGGCATATCAATAGGTCTAATCAACTCAAACACTGGCGCACAGCTATCATGGAAGACTGCAGCAAACATCACCAGTTTAGAGGATACCATTGAAAATCTTCTTAAGAAAAATTCCAGTGGTGGTAACTACGGCTTCTGTTTCCTTAAGTGTAATCCTGCAAGAGGATATAATCCTATTGGCACTCAACTACTCTTATTACCGCAACATTTCACCCCTAACGCCTGTAATGATAAGACTTGTCAAGATGCAGTAGATATCAACGTAATATGGTTAGATTCAACATCCCATAGTCACTTCTTTCGGTCCTTGCCGCAGTCAATCAATGCTTTAAGAGATGCCAAGAAAAATGAACTATTTCATGTTTTTAACTACGATTTAATGCAGTCAATGGACGGTGGTACATTTATCAACGCAATGGCATTAACAAGAGGCAATAAAAACGATGGAGTTGGCaattttttcaaacaatttcaaGATGGAGGTTATCACGTGACATATCTCGATGATTTGTGCTGGACAGACATGCTTAAAAACCGGGTTATTGGTATACCATTATTGTTTGGAATGAAGCACTACGAATATTACGGTAATATTACGAAAAGTTGGAGGGACATGCACGAAGTGTTGGCTGCCAAAGGTGTAGATCAGATTGGTGTTACACTAGCAAACTGTGACACCATAACAggctataaaaatatatttttagagCGAGCAATAGAGCCAAAATGTTATAACGGAAAGTTTTATACTGACTACATATTTACTTACATGCAATCACTACAAACAAATCTACAACAGGTCAGAAAACCTTTTTTAAACTATTTAGATCTCAACACGTGTCATGAACCTAGTGGACGACGATGTCAGTCTTTAGATGACAGTTTAGCAAATTTTATCACACATATAAGTAAGCAGAAAAATACTCTTACCTTTTTGTTTGGTGATCACGGCCTAAAATATGGTCCGATTTTGAAAGCCACGAGAGAAGCTTATTACGAAGCTGCACATCCAGTTTGTTTTATAATGGCTTCAAAAGACCTGGACGCAAAACttggaaaagaaaaaatagacgCATTGAGAGAAAACCAAGACCGATTAATCGATATTATAGACATACGACAAACTATCTATACGTTGTCCCCTGTTAAAGATGGATATTCTTTTCAGATTGAGAAGAATTATGATAACCATCCAAATGGGTTGTTTTACCCAATCAACCCAAATAGATCCTGTAAGACGCTAGGAATAAAATTAGAGTCCGGAAAGTGCGTCTGTGATGAAGGCCAGCCGAGTCAGAAGACAAAAAATGGTAGTAGAGTTAACATGTTGACAGAATTTGCTTTGGGAGAGATCAACAATATTATCCAAGAACAGTTTATGTCTCTGAATAGGAATCATACTTTAGGATTTGGTTCGTGTCAGCGTCTCGTTGGGAAATGGATTGACAATGTACACGAAAGAGTGCTTGAT AATGTTACGACAACTGAGATGGAAATTTATCTACCCGCCGGATCAAACGCTCCCCAAACAGAGGATTCGTTCTATGTAATTGTCCAAGTTACTTCGAACTCCACTGAAACATCAATAGAGCTGGTATACCACTTGCGCACGAGTTCACACGGAGTGTATGACGAATGCCGTGACAATGGTGTCGATCGAAAATTGTGTATATGCTCGCCTTCAAATCGGTCTACCCTAACTAGGCAGTGGCATCTGCAGGCTCCAAAAGTGTTTGGTACAGCGACTACAGTAGTTAGTTTGAataggcatttatttatttacgagaGAAGGACATCTGATGGTATTGTTCTAGAGGCATCTTGTGATGATCACCAACACATCACATCCACTTATAAGGTTTTACTTTTGACTAATAACAAAACTAACGTAGTGTCATCTAAAGATTTACCATTGACAGTAATTGTAAAATCTGGAATGAAAGTGTTTCTTGATGTGTTTTATCAACTGGATTCTTCTAAAAAGTGGGAATTGGAATATGAAGTTTCGTACAGACAGTTAGCTTAG